A single genomic interval of Bos javanicus breed banteng chromosome 8, ARS-OSU_banteng_1.0, whole genome shotgun sequence harbors:
- the SLC31A2 gene encoding protein SLC31A2 isoform X1, whose protein sequence is MAMHFIFSDEAVLLFDFWSVHSPTGMALSVLVILLLAVLYESIKVGKARLLYQALMNLSIPTSQQLIEAADQDSSSSDSLPVSRSPLRWFLCHFGQSLLHVAQVVVGYFVMLAVMSYNTWIFFGVVLGSGVGYYLAYPLLSMT, encoded by the exons ATGCATTTCATCTTCTCAGATGAGGCAGTGCTTCTCTTTGATTTCTGGAGCGTCCACAGTCCCACAG GCATGGCCCTTTCCGTGTTGGTCATCCTGCTTCTGGCTGTGTTGTATGAAAGCATCAAGGTTGGCAAAGCCAGGCTGCTCTACCAGGCCCTGATGAACCTGTCCATCCCCACAAGCCAGCAGCTTATTGAAGCGGCAGACCAGGATTCTTCAAGCTCAGACTCCCTGCCTGTCAGCAGAAGCCCTCTCAG GTGGTTTCTGTGTCACTTCGGCCAGTCTCTGCTCCATGTCGCTCAGGTGGTCGTTGGCTACTTCGTGATGCTGGCGGTCATGTCCTATAACACCTGGATTTTCTTCGGCGTGGTCCTGGGCTCAGGTGTGGGCTACTACCTGGCCTACCCACTTCTCAGCATGACTTAG
- the SLC31A2 gene encoding protein SLC31A2 isoform X2, which yields MHFIFSDEAVLLFDFWSVHSPTGMALSVLVILLLAVLYESIKVGKARLLYQALMNLSIPTSQQLIEAADQDSSSSDSLPVSRSPLRWFLCHFGQSLLHVAQVVVGYFVMLAVMSYNTWIFFGVVLGSGVGYYLAYPLLSMT from the exons ATGCATTTCATCTTCTCAGATGAGGCAGTGCTTCTCTTTGATTTCTGGAGCGTCCACAGTCCCACAG GCATGGCCCTTTCCGTGTTGGTCATCCTGCTTCTGGCTGTGTTGTATGAAAGCATCAAGGTTGGCAAAGCCAGGCTGCTCTACCAGGCCCTGATGAACCTGTCCATCCCCACAAGCCAGCAGCTTATTGAAGCGGCAGACCAGGATTCTTCAAGCTCAGACTCCCTGCCTGTCAGCAGAAGCCCTCTCAG GTGGTTTCTGTGTCACTTCGGCCAGTCTCTGCTCCATGTCGCTCAGGTGGTCGTTGGCTACTTCGTGATGCTGGCGGTCATGTCCTATAACACCTGGATTTTCTTCGGCGTGGTCCTGGGCTCAGGTGTGGGCTACTACCTGGCCTACCCACTTCTCAGCATGACTTAG